In one Aeromicrobium erythreum genomic region, the following are encoded:
- a CDS encoding type I polyketide synthase gives MNVGRDDDRGGQAAGSTVEARLRQYLKRTLGELESVTAELDEVTAQSREPVAVVGVACRLPGGIDTPEQLWQVLVSDGEAVSVAPADRGWPTGPGERRGGFLDDVAGFDASFFGISPREALAMDPQQRILLEVAWEAVERAGLDPRSLRGSATGVFAGVGASDYGPRPDEAPDELLGYVGIGNASSVVSGRVAYTLGLEGPALSVDTACSSGLTATHLAVQSLRRGECSLALAGGVTVMSSAGAFTEFESQGGLAADGRCKPFADDADGFGLAEGAGVLVLQRLGDAQRDGRRVLAVLRGTAANQDGASNGLTAPSGPAQRRVITEALDQAGLRGVDVDYVEAHGTGTRLGDPIEAHALMDTYGPGRTAPLAVGSVKSNVGHTQAAAGIVGVIKTVLALQHDWLPASLHAENPSSQIDWDDRLEVVTRGRAWERGARVRRAGVSAFGISGTNAHVVLEEGPVAVEPEVDAATTRPATPAPTTTAPVTAARRSVPLMLSARTPQALRAQARRLLDADVLAADAPVVPVAASLLHRRSRLEHRAVVVADDAGSARVALGRLADGQPSRDVLLGRGRDRRRPAFVFPGQGAQWVGMGADLLEHSTVFAEVMRECDRALAGHLDVSVLETLRSGSPLDRVDLVQPALFAVMVSLAEVWRDSGVQPSAVVGHSQGEIAAAHVAGALDLETAARVVALRSRVLRGIAGRGGMVSLATTPDDASRRIAPFGDALAVASVNSPRAVVVAGDPSALDDLLAQCEADGLRARRIPVDYASHTAHVESLRDDVLRELRGVGATTGRVPLHSSLTGAPIDTSTMDADYWFRNLRGQVRFAEAARSLLAEGTDALVEVSPHPVLTMALEQVVEDADADAAVLGTLRRGEGGAPDLVRALAEAHVAGLPVDWSRELPREAATVELPTYPFQHERFWLETPLAGARTGGPADDWRYTVQWERTEVADVPVAGRVLLVASDSAAHEVDAVQRAVEQRGGLVEVVRPDDVEASWGRSGVDGSPTLGVVALPHDGDERDPLAATEALGALVRSWSGAQDPAPLWVVTRRASDAGGSTVDPAQSAVAGLARVVGLEHPQGWGGHVDVDDLDDDAAGVVAAAVAAAGPEDVLAVRGTDVWAGRLTADPVPQEPRPWTPSGTVLVTGGLGAVGRHVARWLARSGAEHLVLLGRGGERGEAAAELRAELGALGVGVSVHACDVADHDALAAVVAAERAEGRTVAAVFHAAGTSTTTPVVALEPAELRRVAAAKVQGTLNLADLCDEASTLVLFSSNAGVWGSPGLGAYAAANAFLDGFARSRRGTGVTSVAWGLWAGETMAGVEGNTYLKGQGVRAMRPEHAIAGLETALTRGDTCVSVVDLDLDRFVDVFSAARRRPFLDRLAPAAPKAPQAADAPAADLLVGATTPEERRRRLEVVVHREVVGVLGLDEHAAVDRHVAFRDLGFDSMTAVELRNRLAEVTGLREGVTVVFDHPTVHRLAQHYLDRLREGSADEVAQTPGPLGVPSAPSTEEDPIVIVGMACRLAGGVRTPEDLWDLVARGGDAVTDIPTDRGWDPDLLAGIAETSEAETMRGAFLDGAADFDAAFFGISPREALAMDPQQRQVLETTWELFENSGIDPRSLRGTRTGIFLGAAYQGYGRDADVPQEAEGYLLTGGSSAVVSGRVAYVLGLEGPAITVDTACSSSLVALHLAVGALRSGECELAVAGGVSVMAGPEVFVEFSRQGALAADGRCKPFSSAADGFGFAEGAAFVAVQRLSVARREGRRVWGVVAGSAVNQDGASNGLAAPSGVAQQRVIREAWARAGVGAGDVGVVEAHGTGTRLGDPVEASAVLATYGRGRGGAGPVLLGSVKSNVGHAQAAAGVAGLIKVVMGLSRGVVGPSVVVGSRSELVDWSAGEVELAEGLRAWPVGPDGVRRAGVSAFGISGTNAHVVVEQAPAQETSDDEPVGAPVDEDGVGSAATSGSGAGVLAGGVVPLVLSARTPRALARQAARLRDALAGTDALTLPEVAWTLATGRAHLQRRAVLLPRDVVHARALLDDLAEGRTSSEVVVADARTAEPVMVFPGQGAQWVGMASGLLGVEVFASALAEVDVALGEVLGFSVREVLEGREGAPSLDRVEVVQPALFAVMVSLARWWESVGVRPAAVVGHSQGEIAAAVVAGVLSVADGARVVARRALALRALSGGGAMASVALPVERVRAWVEQVGGLEVAAVNAPAQVVVAGDVAAVEALVEQGRREGVRVRRLAVDYASHSVHVERVREALVGELGVVQGRAGRVPVFSSLRGARVEGPELDGAYWYENLRGTVRFDAAVRAAMDEGHEVFLEVSPHPVLAAAVQETAPDGLVLGSLHRERDEHLLHELARAHVHGVEVDWTALLDRTLPARLPTTAFEPVRYWLAPEPADRSVGDRYGIVWRTVAEPSVPDPGAATLLTLGEPPADLEKVLQGVGTRFVPLDLADPQDVAGAAGVLSFGGGAAEQLDRVQRFLACDVDVPLWCVTRGAVAAAEDDLVDPDAAMVWGLGRVVGLERPERWGGLLDLPAEVTADDTGALLAALLGDDLEDQVAVRQGRRLCRRLMAAPADRSRRRWWPGDGTALVTGGTGALGAHVARFLVAQGVRDLVLLSRRGPHADGAQELVEELRAAGADATVVACDVADRGQLTSVLDRLRSEGRRVEVVVHAAGAPDARRLEDVDRPEEVWRAKVEGARLLDELLPDVSSFVLFSSGAATWGSAGLGAYAAGNAFLDGLAQRRRSEGRAGTSVAWGAWAGGGMAGADLDGLRRRGIRPMRPERALEGLRRALEQDDVCVSVADVDWARFAVGFTAARPRPLVADLVPDDPELPTSRTAAPAAQAAPTTAEEAVHLVRAQMARVLGHARADDVPADQPIGELGFDSLSAVGLRNELQRATGVELPATVVFQHPTPRALAERVLELGRAAGSPTPSAAGGSLVEGYRRAAESSRVRPFLSLMADLAEFRERSADPDVLAENVVPVALGTSGDGPVLVCCAGTAAPSGPHEFARLAAALDGSWSVLGLPQPGYLAGEPLPASMEALAAAQAATVLRAVAARPVVLVGHSAGGLMSHALATALTQQGHRPDGVVLLDSYPPGRQDAVEGWIDVLTRRLLDLETVPLDDTRLTAMGAYDRMLGGWVPDDQQVATLLVRAVDPIAAWPDDDWRASWPFAHATADVPGDHFTMMQEHAGQVAARITDWWEAR, from the coding sequence ATGAACGTAGGACGTGACGACGATCGTGGGGGCCAGGCGGCCGGGTCGACGGTGGAGGCGCGGCTGAGGCAGTACCTCAAGCGCACGTTGGGCGAGCTGGAGTCCGTGACGGCCGAGCTCGACGAGGTGACGGCGCAGTCCCGCGAGCCCGTGGCGGTCGTCGGCGTCGCGTGCAGGCTGCCGGGCGGCATCGACACGCCCGAGCAGCTGTGGCAGGTGCTGGTCTCCGACGGCGAGGCCGTGTCGGTCGCGCCGGCCGACCGGGGCTGGCCGACTGGTCCGGGCGAGCGCCGGGGCGGCTTCCTCGACGACGTCGCCGGCTTCGACGCCTCCTTCTTCGGCATCTCGCCGCGCGAGGCGCTCGCGATGGACCCGCAGCAGCGGATCCTGCTCGAGGTCGCGTGGGAGGCCGTGGAGCGGGCCGGGCTCGACCCGCGCTCGCTGCGGGGCAGCGCCACCGGCGTGTTCGCGGGGGTCGGGGCGTCGGACTACGGACCGCGACCCGACGAGGCTCCCGACGAGCTGCTCGGGTACGTCGGCATCGGCAACGCCTCGAGCGTCGTGTCCGGGCGGGTCGCGTACACGCTCGGCCTCGAGGGGCCCGCCCTGTCGGTCGACACGGCGTGCTCCTCCGGCCTGACCGCGACCCACCTGGCCGTGCAGTCGCTGCGCCGGGGCGAGTGCTCGCTGGCGCTCGCCGGGGGTGTCACGGTGATGAGCAGCGCCGGTGCCTTCACGGAGTTCGAGAGCCAGGGAGGCCTGGCTGCGGACGGCCGCTGCAAGCCCTTCGCCGACGACGCGGACGGCTTCGGTCTGGCCGAGGGGGCCGGCGTCCTCGTGCTGCAACGGCTGGGCGACGCGCAGCGCGACGGGCGTCGGGTGCTGGCGGTGCTGCGCGGCACCGCCGCGAACCAGGACGGCGCGAGCAACGGGCTCACCGCGCCGAGCGGTCCCGCCCAGCGTCGCGTCATCACCGAGGCACTGGACCAGGCCGGTCTGCGCGGCGTCGACGTCGACTACGTGGAGGCGCACGGGACGGGCACCCGTCTCGGTGACCCGATCGAGGCCCACGCCCTCATGGACACCTACGGTCCCGGCCGCACGGCGCCGCTCGCGGTGGGCTCGGTGAAGTCGAACGTCGGCCACACGCAGGCCGCGGCCGGCATCGTCGGGGTCATCAAGACGGTGCTCGCGCTGCAGCACGACTGGTTGCCGGCGTCGCTGCACGCCGAGAACCCGTCGTCGCAGATCGACTGGGACGATCGCCTCGAGGTCGTGACGCGAGGCCGGGCGTGGGAGCGGGGTGCGCGGGTCCGCCGCGCGGGCGTCTCGGCCTTCGGCATCAGCGGCACCAACGCGCACGTCGTCCTCGAGGAGGGGCCCGTCGCGGTCGAGCCGGAGGTGGACGCAGCGACCACCAGACCAGCGACGCCCGCACCGACGACCACCGCACCCGTCACCGCCGCTCGTCGCTCCGTCCCGCTGATGTTGTCGGCCAGGACGCCGCAGGCCCTGCGCGCCCAGGCGCGCCGGCTGCTCGACGCCGACGTCCTGGCAGCGGACGCCCCCGTCGTGCCCGTGGCCGCCTCCCTGCTGCACCGTCGCAGTCGGCTGGAGCACCGCGCCGTCGTCGTCGCCGACGACGCAGGCAGCGCGCGGGTTGCGCTCGGGCGCCTCGCGGACGGCCAGCCGTCGCGGGACGTGCTGCTCGGGCGGGGTCGTGACCGCCGCCGGCCAGCGTTCGTCTTCCCTGGCCAGGGGGCGCAGTGGGTGGGCATGGGTGCCGACCTCCTCGAGCACTCGACCGTGTTCGCCGAGGTGATGCGGGAGTGCGACCGGGCTCTCGCGGGCCACCTCGACGTCTCGGTGCTGGAGACCCTGCGGTCGGGGTCGCCCCTGGACCGCGTCGACCTGGTGCAGCCGGCCTTGTTCGCCGTGATGGTCTCGCTCGCCGAGGTGTGGCGCGACAGCGGCGTGCAGCCGTCCGCGGTGGTGGGGCACTCCCAGGGCGAGATCGCCGCGGCCCACGTGGCCGGGGCGCTCGACCTGGAGACCGCGGCGCGGGTCGTCGCGCTGCGCAGCAGGGTCCTGCGCGGCATCGCGGGACGCGGCGGCATGGTGTCGCTCGCGACCACGCCCGACGACGCGTCCCGCAGGATCGCCCCGTTCGGCGACGCGCTCGCCGTCGCGTCGGTCAACAGCCCTCGCGCTGTGGTGGTCGCGGGCGACCCGTCCGCGCTGGACGACCTGCTCGCGCAGTGCGAGGCCGACGGGCTGCGCGCCCGCCGGATCCCGGTCGACTACGCGTCGCACACCGCGCACGTGGAGTCGCTGCGGGACGACGTGCTGCGCGAGCTGCGCGGCGTCGGCGCGACGACGGGCCGGGTCCCGCTGCACTCCTCGCTGACCGGTGCGCCCATCGACACCAGCACGATGGACGCCGACTACTGGTTCAGGAACCTGCGCGGCCAGGTGCGGTTCGCCGAGGCGGCGCGGAGCCTGCTCGCCGAGGGCACCGACGCGCTCGTCGAGGTCAGCCCGCACCCGGTGCTGACGATGGCGCTGGAGCAGGTCGTCGAGGACGCCGACGCCGACGCCGCCGTGCTCGGGACGCTGCGGCGCGGCGAGGGCGGCGCCCCCGACCTCGTCCGGGCCCTCGCGGAGGCCCACGTCGCGGGACTGCCCGTCGACTGGTCGCGCGAGCTCCCCCGCGAGGCCGCCACGGTCGAGCTGCCGACCTACCCGTTCCAGCACGAACGCTTCTGGTTGGAGACGCCGCTCGCGGGTGCGCGTACCGGGGGACCCGCCGACGACTGGCGCTACACGGTGCAGTGGGAGCGGACCGAGGTCGCCGACGTCCCGGTCGCGGGTCGCGTGCTGCTGGTCGCGTCCGACTCCGCGGCCCACGAGGTCGACGCCGTCCAACGCGCCGTGGAGCAGCGCGGTGGGCTGGTCGAGGTCGTGCGTCCCGACGACGTCGAGGCGTCGTGGGGACGCTCGGGAGTCGACGGCTCGCCGACGCTGGGCGTCGTGGCCCTCCCGCACGACGGCGACGAGCGCGACCCGCTCGCGGCCACGGAGGCGCTGGGCGCCCTCGTGCGCTCGTGGTCCGGCGCGCAGGACCCTGCGCCCCTGTGGGTCGTGACCCGCCGCGCCTCCGACGCCGGTGGCAGCACCGTCGACCCCGCGCAGTCGGCCGTCGCCGGGCTCGCCCGCGTGGTGGGCCTGGAGCACCCGCAGGGGTGGGGCGGCCACGTCGACGTCGACGACCTCGACGACGACGCCGCCGGGGTCGTGGCGGCCGCGGTCGCCGCAGCTGGCCCGGAGGACGTCCTCGCGGTGCGCGGCACCGACGTGTGGGCGGGTCGTCTCACGGCCGACCCCGTCCCGCAGGAGCCCCGGCCCTGGACCCCGTCGGGCACCGTGCTGGTCACGGGCGGCCTCGGTGCGGTCGGACGGCACGTGGCGCGCTGGCTCGCGCGTTCGGGCGCCGAGCACCTGGTGCTGCTCGGCCGTGGGGGCGAGCGTGGCGAGGCGGCCGCCGAGCTCCGCGCGGAGCTCGGGGCCCTCGGGGTCGGGGTCAGCGTGCACGCGTGCGACGTCGCCGACCACGACGCGCTCGCCGCGGTGGTCGCCGCCGAGCGGGCCGAGGGTCGCACGGTCGCAGCGGTGTTCCACGCCGCGGGCACGTCCACCACGACACCCGTGGTCGCGCTCGAGCCGGCCGAGCTGCGCCGCGTCGCGGCCGCCAAGGTGCAGGGGACCCTGAACCTGGCCGACCTGTGCGACGAGGCGAGCACCCTGGTGCTCTTCTCCTCCAACGCCGGCGTCTGGGGCAGCCCGGGCCTGGGGGCCTATGCCGCCGCGAACGCCTTCCTCGACGGGTTCGCCCGCAGCCGGCGCGGCACCGGCGTCACCTCCGTGGCCTGGGGCCTGTGGGCCGGCGAGACCATGGCCGGCGTCGAGGGCAACACCTACCTGAAGGGCCAGGGGGTGCGGGCCATGCGGCCCGAGCACGCGATCGCCGGGCTGGAGACCGCCCTCACCCGAGGGGACACCTGCGTCTCCGTCGTCGACCTCGACCTCGACCGCTTCGTCGACGTGTTCTCCGCCGCGCGACGCCGTCCCTTCCTCGACCGGCTCGCGCCCGCGGCGCCGAAGGCGCCGCAGGCCGCGGACGCACCGGCGGCCGACCTGCTGGTCGGTGCCACGACGCCGGAGGAGCGGCGTCGTCGTCTCGAGGTCGTCGTCCACCGCGAGGTGGTCGGTGTCCTCGGGCTCGACGAGCACGCCGCCGTGGACCGGCACGTCGCCTTCCGCGACCTCGGGTTCGACTCCATGACGGCGGTGGAGCTGCGCAACCGTCTCGCGGAGGTCACCGGGCTCCGCGAGGGCGTGACCGTGGTGTTCGACCACCCCACGGTCCACCGACTCGCGCAGCACTACCTCGACCGGCTCCGGGAGGGCTCGGCCGACGAGGTCGCGCAGACACCCGGACCTCTGGGGGTGCCGTCGGCGCCGTCGACGGAGGAGGACCCGATCGTCATCGTCGGCATGGCCTGCCGGCTCGCCGGCGGCGTCCGGACGCCGGAGGACCTCTGGGACCTGGTCGCGCGAGGCGGGGACGCCGTCACCGACATCCCGACCGACCGCGGCTGGGATCCCGACCTGCTCGCCGGCATCGCCGAGACGAGCGAGGCCGAGACCATGCGGGGGGCGTTCCTCGACGGAGCCGCCGACTTCGACGCGGCGTTCTTCGGCATCTCGCCGCGGGAGGCGTTGGCGATGGACCCGCAGCAGCGCCAGGTCCTCGAGACGACGTGGGAGCTGTTCGAGAACAGCGGCATCGACCCGCGGTCGCTGCGCGGCACGCGGACGGGGATCTTCCTGGGTGCCGCCTACCAGGGCTACGGCCGCGACGCGGACGTGCCGCAGGAGGCGGAGGGCTACCTCCTGACCGGTGGTTCGTCGGCCGTGGTGTCGGGTCGGGTGGCGTACGTGCTGGGTCTGGAGGGGCCGGCGATCACGGTGGACACGGCGTGCTCGTCGTCGTTGGTGGCGTTGCATCTGGCGGTGGGGGCGTTGCGTTCGGGTGAGTGTGAGCTGGCGGTGGCTGGTGGTGTGTCGGTGATGGCGGGTCCTGAGGTGTTCGTGGAGTTCTCGCGTCAGGGTGCGTTGGCGGCGGATGGTCGGTGCAAGCCGTTCTCGTCGGCTGCTGACGGGTTCGGCTTCGCCGAGGGTGCGGCGTTCGTGGCGGTGCAGCGGTTGTCGGTGGCGCGGCGTGAGGGTCGTCGGGTGTGGGGTGTGGTGGCTGGTTCTGCGGTGAATCAGGATGGTGCGAGCAACGGGTTGGCTGCGCCGAGTGGGGTGGCGCAGCAGCGGGTGATTCGTGAGGCGTGGGCGCGTGCTGGTGTGGGTGCTGGTGACGTGGGTGTGGTGGAGGCGCATGGGACGGGGACCCGGTTGGGTGATCCGGTGGAGGCGTCGGCGGTGTTGGCGACGTATGGGCGTGGTCGTGGTGGTGCTGGGCCGGTGTTGTTGGGTTCGGTGAAGTCGAACGTGGGTCATGCTCAGGCTGCTGCGGGGGTGGCGGGGTTGATCAAGGTGGTGATGGGTCTGTCGCGTGGTGTGGTGGGTCCGTCGGTGGTGGTGGGGTCTCGTTCGGAGCTGGTGGACTGGTCGGCTGGTGAGGTGGAGCTGGCTGAGGGGTTGCGGGCGTGGCCGGTGGGTCCTGACGGGGTGCGTCGGGCGGGGGTCTCGGCGTTCGGGATCAGTGGGACGAACGCGCACGTGGTGGTCGAGCAGGCCCCGGCGCAGGAGACGTCGGACGACGAGCCGGTCGGTGCGCCGGTCGACGAGGACGGCGTGGGCTCGGCAGCCACGTCCGGCTCCGGGGCCGGGGTGCTGGCCGGCGGGGTGGTGCCGCTGGTGCTGTCGGCGCGCACGCCCCGGGCCCTCGCCCGTCAGGCCGCGCGGCTGCGCGACGCCCTGGCCGGCACGGACGCCCTGACGCTGCCCGAGGTGGCCTGGACGTTGGCCACCGGACGGGCGCACCTGCAGCGGCGCGCGGTGCTGCTGCCGCGCGACGTCGTGCACGCGCGCGCACTCCTGGACGACCTGGCCGAGGGACGCACGTCCTCGGAGGTCGTCGTCGCGGACGCCCGGACCGCCGAGCCGGTGATGGTGTTCCCGGGTCAGGGGGCGCAGTGGGTGGGGATGGCGTCGGGTCTGTTGGGGGTGGAGGTGTTCGCGTCGGCGTTGGCCGAGGTGGATGTGGCGTTGGGGGAGGTGTTGGGCTTTTCGGTGCGTGAGGTGTTGGAGGGTCGTGAGGGTGCGCCGTCGTTGGATCGGGTGGAGGTGGTCCAGCCGGCGTTGTTCGCGGTGATGGTGTCCTTGGCGCGGTGGTGGGAGTCGGTGGGGGTGCGGCCGGCTGCGGTGGTGGGTCATTCCCAGGGGGAGATCGCTGCGGCGGTGGTGGCTGGGGTGTTGAGCGTGGCTGATGGTGCGCGGGTGGTGGCGCGGCGTGCGTTGGCGTTGCGGGCGTTGTCCGGTGGTGGGGCGATGGCGTCGGTGGCGTTGCCGGTGGAGCGGGTGCGTGCGTGGGTCGAGCAGGTGGGTGGTCTGGAGGTCGCGGCGGTGAATGCTCCGGCGCAGGTCGTGGTGGCTGGTGACGTGGCTGCGGTGGAGGCGTTGGTCGAGCAGGGTCGGCGTGAGGGTGTGCGGGTGCGGCGGTTGGCGGTGGACTACGCGTCGCACTCGGTGCACGTGGAGCGGGTGCGTGAGGCGTTGGTGGGCGAGCTGGGTGTGGTACAGGGTCGTGCGGGTCGGGTGCCGGTGTTCTCGAGCCTGCGGGGTGCGCGGGTGGAGGGGCCGGAGCTGGACGGGGCGTACTGGTACGAGAACCTGCGGGGCACGGTGCGGTTCGACGCGGCGGTGCGGGCTGCGATGGACGAGGGGCACGAGGTGTTCCTGGAGGTCAGTCCGCATCCGGTGCTCGCCGCCGCCGTGCAGGAGACCGCTCCGGACGGACTCGTGCTCGGTTCGCTGCACCGCGAGCGCGACGAGCACCTGCTCCACGAGCTGGCGCGGGCGCACGTGCACGGCGTCGAGGTCGACTGGACGGCCTTGCTGGACCGCACCCTGCCCGCCCGGCTGCCCACGACGGCCTTCGAGCCGGTGCGGTACTGGCTCGCCCCGGAGCCGGCCGACCGGTCCGTCGGCGACCGCTACGGCATCGTGTGGCGGACGGTTGCCGAACCGTCGGTTCCCGACCCCGGAGCGGCGACCCTCCTGACGCTCGGCGAGCCGCCGGCCGACCTGGAGAAGGTCCTGCAGGGCGTGGGCACGAGGTTCGTGCCGCTGGACCTCGCGGACCCGCAGGACGTCGCCGGCGCGGCGGGGGTGCTGTCCTTCGGCGGCGGGGCTGCCGAGCAGCTCGACCGGGTGCAGCGGTTCCTGGCCTGCGACGTCGACGTCCCGCTGTGGTGCGTCACGCGCGGCGCCGTCGCGGCTGCGGAGGACGACCTGGTCGACCCGGACGCGGCGATGGTCTGGGGGCTCGGCCGGGTGGTCGGGCTCGAGCGCCCGGAGCGCTGGGGCGGGCTGCTCGACCTCCCCGCCGAGGTCACCGCCGACGACACTGGCGCGCTCCTGGCCGCCCTGCTGGGCGACGACCTGGAGGACCAGGTCGCCGTGCGCCAGGGCCGGCGGCTCTGCCGTCGGCTCATGGCCGCCCCGGCCGACCGGAGCCGACGGCGCTGGTGGCCGGGCGACGGCACGGCCCTCGTCACCGGGGGCACCGGAGCGCTCGGGGCGCACGTCGCCCGGTTCCTCGTCGCACAGGGTGTCCGCGACCTGGTCCTGCTGAGCCGTCGGGGTCCGCACGCCGACGGTGCGCAGGAGCTGGTCGAGGAGCTGCGTGCCGCAGGGGCGGACGCCACCGTCGTGGCGTGCGACGTCGCCGACCGCGGCCAGCTGACGTCGGTGCTCGACCGGCTGCGGTCCGAGGGCCGCCGGGTCGAGGTCGTGGTCCACGCCGCCGGGGCGCCGGACGCCCGCCGGCTCGAGGACGTCGACCGCCCGGAGGAGGTCTGGCGCGCGAAGGTGGAGGGTGCGCGGCTTCTCGACGAGCTGCTGCCCGACGTGTCGTCGTTCGTCCTCTTCTCCTCCGGGGCCGCCACCTGGGGCAGCGCCGGGCTCGGCGCCTACGCCGCGGGCAACGCGTTCCTCGACGGGCTCGCGCAGCGCCGCCGGTCCGAGGGGCGGGCCGGCACGTCCGTCGCCTGGGGCGCCTGGGCGGGCGGCGGCATGGCCGGGGCCGACCTGGACGGCCTGCGCCGTCGCGGCATCCGTCCGATGCGCCCCGAGCGGGCGCTCGAGGGTCTGCGCCGTGCCCTGGAGCAGGACGACGTCTGCGTGAGCGTCGCGGACGTCGACTGGGCGCGGTTCGCCGTCGGCTTCACCGCGGCCAGGCCGCGGCCCCTCGTGGCGGACCTGGTGCCCGACGACCCGGAGCTCCCGACGTCGCGCACCGCGGCGCCGGCCGCGCAGGCGGCGCCGACGACGGCCGAGGAGGCCGTGCACCTGGTCCGGGCGCAGATGGCGCGGGTGCTGGGCCACGCCCGGGCCGACGACGTCCCGGCGGACCAGCCGATCGGCGAGCTCGGCTTCGACTCCCTGTCGGCCGTGGGTCTGCGCAACGAGCTGCAGCGCGCCACGGGCGTCGAGCTGCCGGCGACCGTCGTCTTCCAGCACCCGACGCCCCGGGCGCTCGCGGAACGGGTCCTGGAGCTCGGCCGCGCGGCCGGCTCCCCGACCCCGTCGGCCGCCGGTGGATCCCTGGTCGAGGGGTACCGGCGTGCGGCGGAGTCCTCGCGCGTGCGTCCGTTCCTGTCGCTGATGGCCGACCTCGCCGAGTTCCGCGAGCGGTCCGCCGACCCCGACGTCCTCGCCGAGAACGTCGTCCCCGTCGCGCTCGGCACGTCGGGCGACGGGCCCGTGCTGGTCTGCTGCGCCGGCACGGCCGCGCCCTCGGGGCCGCACGAGTTCGCACGGCTCGCGGCGGCGCTGGACGGGTCGTGGTCGGTGCTGGGGCTGCCCCAGCCCGGATACCTGGCGGGCGAGCCGCTGCCCGCGTCGATGGAGGCCCTGGCCGCGGCGCAGGCCGCGACCGTCCTCCGCGCGGTGGCGGCACGGCCGGTCGTGCTTGTCGGCCACTCGGCCGGCGGGCTGATGAGCCACGCGCTCGCGACCGCGCTGACGCAGCAGGGGCACCGGCCCGACGGTGTCGTCCTGCTCGACTCCTACCCGCCCGGTCGCCAGGACGCCGTGGAGGGGTGGATCGACGTCCTGACCCGCCGCCTGCTGGACCTGGAGACCGTCCCCCTGGACGACACGCGGCTCACGGCGATGGGGGCGTACGACCGGATGCTCGGGGGCTGGGTGCCCGACGACCAGCAGGTCGCCACGCTGCTCGTGCGGGCCGTCGACCCCATCGCGGCGTGGCCCGACGACGACTGGCGGGCCTCGTGGCCCTTCGCCCACGCGACGGCCGACGTGCCGGGGGACCACTTCACGATGATGCAGGAGCACGCCGGGCAGGTCGCTGCCCGGATCACCGACTGGTGGGAGGCACGATGA